From a single Apium graveolens cultivar Ventura chromosome 2, ASM990537v1, whole genome shotgun sequence genomic region:
- the LOC141706710 gene encoding phospholipase A2-alpha-like: MAPCKSPCFYFLRALLMFLLSFNVAQVHTLNLGLHANVGLSLGKQCSKTCESTFCSVAPLLRYGKYCGLLYGGCPGEKPCDGLDACCMNHDACILSKQNDYLNEECNQNLLNCVGNFKKAKGKSFPGNTCKTEEVIKVITVSMDAALLAAGRLPKP, encoded by the exons ATGGCACCTTGTAAATCACCATGCTTTTACTTTCTCCGCGCCCTGCTAATGTTTTTGCTCAGTTTCAATGTTGCTCAAGTTCACACCCTTAACCTCGGCCTTCATGCTAACGTCGGTCTCTCTCTG GGTAAACAATGCAGTAAAACTTGTGAATCAACCTTCTGCAGTG TGGCCCCATTACTAAGATATGGCAAGTACTGTGGGCTTCTATATGGGGGATGTCCTGGAGAGAAGCCATGTGATGGACTTGATGCCTGTTGTATGAACCATGATGCCTGCATTCTATCTAAACAGA ATGATTATCTAAACGAGGAGTGCAATCAGAACTTACTCAACTGCGTAGGGAACTTCAAGAAAGCTAAAGGCAAATCATTTCCGGGGAATACCTGCAAAACAGAAGAAGTAATCAAAGTCATTACTGTTAGTATGGATGCTGCACTGCTTGCTGCAGGACGCCTTCCTAAACCTTAA